A stretch of the Schistocerca serialis cubense isolate TAMUIC-IGC-003099 chromosome 2, iqSchSeri2.2, whole genome shotgun sequence genome encodes the following:
- the LOC126457711 gene encoding uncharacterized protein LOC126457711 isoform X1, whose translation MKAALFFVAALVAVAAVYGRPEESTTAAIQGEEQPSATIPSVRTLVAASYAEEDDDTICVQADNKFYLYANSLKLYSCYNLLPKVYVVKPKSLCKPVLSDCPKN comes from the exons ATGAAGGCTGCTCTGTTCTTTGTTGCTG CATTGGTCGCAGTTGCGGCGGTATACGGACGACCAGAAGAGTCGACCACTGCCGCCATCCAGGGTGAGGAACAGCCGTCCGCCACCATCCCGTCTGTGAGAACATTGGTGGCGGCGTCGTACGCGGAAGAAGACGACGATACCATTTGTGTCCAGGCAGACAACAAGTTCTACTTGTATGCCAATTCACTGAAGCTGTATTCTTGCTACAACCTACTACCGAAGG TTTACGTGGTGAAACCAAAGAGTCTGTGTAAACCAGTCCTGTCCGACTGTCCCAAGAACTAG